GTGTAGCGATGTGCGGTGCTGCACTTGGTTTTAAAGTGATACTTTGCATGCCAGAGAGCATGAGTATCGAAAGACGTAAGATCGTAGCTGCTTATGGTGCACAGCTTGAGCTTACTCCAGCGTCTGGTGGTATGAAAGCAGCGATCGCAAGAGCTACAGAGCTAGCAGCTCAGCCAAATCACGTAATGCTAAGCCAGTTTGAAAACAAGTATAACCCACAAGCTCACGAACTAACAACAGCAGCTGAAATTGTGGCTGATTTTAGTAAGCTTGATGCATTTGTAGCTGGTGTTGGCACAGGTGGTACAATAAGTGGCGTAGCAAAAATTTTAAAAGAAAAGGGCTATGATACTAAGATCATCGCAGTTGAGCCTGAGGCATCGCCGGTTTTAAGTGGTGGCAACCCAGGACCACATAAAATTCAAGGAATTGGAGCCGGATTTTTACCAAATACTATGAATATGAGCTTAGTTAGCGAGGTAGAAAAAGTAAGCAACGATGACGCACTAAACGCAGCTAGAGCAATTGCAAAAAGTGATGGACTCATGATAGGTATAAGTGGTGGTGCTGCTTATGTGGCTGCAAAAAGAGTAGCTAAAAGACTTGGCGCTGGCAAAAAAGTACTTTTCATAGCTCCAGATAATGGCGAAAGATACTTAAGCACAGAGCTTTACGGAGCATAAAAATATGTGGGAGAGTCTAAAGGAGCTAGTTCAAACTGTTCGTGAAAAAGACCCATCGGTACATAAGTGTTGCTTTTTGGCAATACTTATAAACACTCCTGGTATTCATGCGGTTTTGTTTCATAAAATTTCTCATTTTTTATATAAAAAAGAGCATTTTTTTCTAGCTAGACTCATCTCACAAATTGCAAGATTTTTAACAGGCATCGAGATCCACCCAGGCGCAAAGATCGGCAGGAGATTTTTTATAGATCATGGCATGGGTGTGGTTATCGGTGAGACGGCTGAGATAGGCGATGATGTAATGATGTATCATCAAGTAACACTTGGAGGCACTGGAAAAGAGTGTGGCAAAAGGCATCCGACTGTAAAAAATGGTGTGACTATCGCAGCTGGCTCAAAGATACTAGGTGCCATAACGATCGGTGAAAATGCTAAGATCGGCGCAAACTCAGTTGTGTTAAAAAATGTCCCAGCAAACGCGACAGTCGTTGGTATACCAGCAAGAATAGTTCGAGTAAATGGGACAAAATTTGAACCAGAATTTATTATCTAATTTTAGAATTTAAATAAATTTATTTTTGCTCTTTGTATTTTAAAATTTGAGCATAAATTTCGTCTTTTAGTTTTAACTTCTCTTTCTTTAAATTATCAATTTCAGATGGTTTTGCCAGATTGTCGTCTATTTTTTTATTTAGTTCATCATGTTTTTTGCAAAGAGTAGCAAAACGAGCATCGGTTTTCTTTAGCTCATTTATAAGGTCTGTATATTCATGTAACATATCGGCTCCTATAAAAATTTGAGAAATTTTATCAAGACTTTGTAAATGCTTGGATATAAAAAAGGTGCCAAGCCATTGCTTAAATTTTTAAAAAGAGCAAGTAGAAAAATTTATTTTATACGTATTTAAATTCTTCAGGTTTGTGTTTGCTTTTTACAACGCGCTTGGTTAGACGTATTCCATCAACGGTACCGATAACTAAAAGCTTTGATCCTGTCCCTACTAATGTATCGCCATTTGGCATTGGTACAAAATTATTATTTATATCTCTAATGCCTACTATGTCCGCATTCGTGATATTTCGTAGATGAGTCTCTTTTAGTCTTTTAAATCTTATCCAAGAGTAATCAGGAACAAGAATTTCTTCTATATCGATAGGTGAATTTTTTGTATACAAAAACTGCTCTAATAAATTTTCCATGTCCGGCCTTACGCTCATGGCACTTAATCGCTGCGCGACTAAGCGAGATGGACTTACCACATTGTCGGCGCCTAATTTTTTTAATCTTTGCGTATCGTCTTCTGTCTCTGCATTTGTGATGATATGATAAGGCTTTCTGCGACCTATCTCTTTTTCATAAAGTCTTACAGATGCTATAAGGGCGATATTATCAGCAATATTTGAGCTAAGAGTTATAAGTCCTTTTGCACTTGATAGATGTGTTTTCAAAAAGGCAATTTGTGTGTGTGGCTGAGCTTTTATGAAATATGGATATTTATAAATTTGAGCTAGCTCTGCGATATCTTCTCTATCATCGACCACTACAAAAGGTATATGATTTTCGCGAAATTGAGCACTAAGTTCGATTGTGTATAGATTGTGATAACAAATAACGAAGTGATTTTTTAGTCTTGCGATCCTATAAAGCATGCGTCGTTCCTTTAAAATGCTAATTAATGTACCTCTTTTTAAAACCTCAACCACAATACCAATCGATAGCGTAAATATAATAAAACCAATAAGTATAAATGTGATAGTAAAAATTCTGCCCTTTGGAGTTATTGGAGCAACTTCGGTAAAACCAACTGTTGTAAAAGTCATGCCAGCTTGGTAAAAGGCATCTATTAGCGAGAAATTATCTATTAAGACATAACCTAATGTTCCAAAAAGTAACAGTAATACGACTGAAATTAGTGGAAATCTAAAAGGTTTTAATTGTTCATAAAGCTCAGTATCTAGGCTTATTTCTGGTTTTGTAGAGTTTGACCAGTTGAGGAATTTTAAAAGTCTTGAGAGAAAAGACATAAATTCCTCTTCATTTTATATTCTTAGTTTGATTGTTTTTTCATTGTTCTTAGAGTAGAAGCAGCAACTTTTATCTTTCTTGTAGTACCATCTTCTAGTGTAACACGAATCGTTCTAAGATTTGGCAAGAATCTTCTTTTAGTTTTATTGTTAGCGTGGCTCACATTGTTGCCTATCATCGGTCCTTTGCCTGTTATCGCACATCTTTTTGACATTTTTTTTCCTTATAAACAAAAATTTCTGCTGATTTTATCTAAAACAAACAAAAGTAATGCTTAAATAGATTCTTTTTTAAAAGAATTGATTTTTATTAATAATCTAGATAAAATAACGCCTTTGTCTATAAATTATAAATAGCAAAAAATATTTAGAAATCTTGAGTGATACAAAATGCTTAGTAAAGAGTTGATCGAAAAAAATGTTGATTTTGTTTTACAGATGCCAACTCTTTTTGAAAAGATCGAGCACTTTTTGCTAGCTGGTAATGTAACTGAATCAGTTATTACTTTACAAAATATAGCATCTTTTAAAACTTATTTTAACTCCATTTTTAAACGTACAAAATTTGATATTCCCTATGATGGCGACGATTTGGTAGTAATAGCAAATATGCTTGGCATTGATACTTTTAGAGCGATAGTGCTTTCTTATTTTATATTTTTAAAATCCCCAAAAATTTATAAGGTATTTAATTTTAAAATCGTCGATTTAATCGAGCTTAATGCTAAAATTTTATCAGATTGGCTAAAGATATTAAATTCTTTTAAAGAAAAGAACTATAACTATTTATCGCTTGCTCCGTATTCTATAGCCTGTATTATAGTGTGTGAGAATTTATTTTCGAAATTTCCATCTTATATGTCAGATGTTATTTCGTATTCTGACGTAAGCTATAATAAAATTTTACAAAAAAAACATGGCTTTAGTTTTTGGGATATTTTTTTAAAAGCGATGAATATGAACAAACAATCATTAAGCAAGATTGATAAAGAGATGCTTTGCTTTTTTGAGATTTTGCTCTCTTATGAGTCCAGTAGGCCTGAATTTTATGATTTTGGAGTTGATAAAATTTTAGATATCAATGTTTACCCAGAGATGCAAACCATTATATTTATTAAAAAAGCTCTACAAAAATGAAATTAACTTTTAATGGTTCTATGGCAATTATAAGGCCTTTTGGTTTTTTGGAAGCAGAGAATGTTTCATTAAAATTAAGTGAAAAATATATAAACCAAATTTCATCGCGCGACATCAGCGCTATACTGCTTTCACTAAAAAATGTTACATTTTTTAGCCCTATTTGGCTTGGCAGAATAATTGAAAATTTAAGCGAAGAAGCACAAAAGCATGGGGTAGTATTTGCGATTTGCGATTACAATGAAATTTTTTATGAATTGATGATGAAAACAGTTAAGAATATTTCAAATATTTCGATGTTTGAAAGTGAAAATATTGCAAGCTTGTTTTTAAATAAATTTCTAAATAACGCAAATGACAAAGTTTTAATTTATAACTCAACTGAGCAATATAAGCACTATTTAGCTAATTACCTAAAAAATCGCTCATTTGATGTGGTTGAGGCTAGAGATGCGACCGAGTTTAATAAAAAAAAGAATTTATATAGTTATGCAGTATCACAGCTAAATCATGTGAGATTAAGACAAAATCAGATAGATACTTTTATAAAAGATGGTGTCGTTGTTTATGCCATAAAAAGTTTTATGGACTCAGATTTTATTGAAGATTTTGATATGTCAGCTCATGACATTATGCTAAAAATCGGATATAAATTTTTTATTTTATGGGTAAATATTTCTGGCGCTTTAAATATAAGGGGTGCAAAATTTCTAATCAAACTTGCTAACATTAGCAAAAGATCAGGTGCATTTATTTCGCTTTGTGGCATAAACGAATCAAATTTATCTATTGAATTAGTAACGTACCTTAAAGATGCAAATATATTTATCTATAAAAATTTAAATGACTTTTACAAAGATGACACTATTTTTTATCTTAAAAAAAGAGAGTTTGATGCAGAGCCAGTAGATATCAACAAGAGCGTTGCTCAAATTTCATCTTATGTGACGCAAATTGCGAGTAAAATTATCTCACAGTTAGCAGAAGAAGAAATTTTGTGTGTTGATACCAAAGTTAGTGCGCTTGACATAGAGGATGAGTGCGATTATTTACGTATTTGTGTTCAGTATTATGGTGATATTTACGCAAGAGTGCTATTTGGAGTAAAAAAAGATAAATTAGATAAAATTTGCTCTATTTTTATGCCTGAAGGCGATGATTCAAATGATTATTTAAGTGGATATTCTCAAATTTTTAGTATCATTACGGATAAATTTTTGACTCATCTTTGGCAAAAAGGCATAAAAGTAAAAGTTAGCTTGCCTAAAATTTTATCCGATGATGTTTTTTTTGATCATAATAGTGTAGGCATCATGAATATACTAGATGTAAAAGATGACGAAATAGGCTTTGTATTTGTAACCAAGTAAGGAGAAGAAATGTATGTTGCACCTAGTATTTTATCGGCTGATTTTGGAAATTTGGCAGCTGAGATAAGAGCCATTTGCGAGGCTGGGTGCGATCTGGTGCATGTTGATGTTATGGATGGACATTTTGTGCCAAATTTAACCATCGGACCAGTTGTGGTAAATGCCGTTGCTAAAGCAGCCACAAAGCCACTTGATATACATTTGATGGTTGAAAATAACTCGTTTTTTGCTGATCTTTTCTTGCCACTAAAGCCAAAATTTCTAACCTTTCATATCGAAGAAGAGAAGCATCCATTAAGGCTCATCGATCACATCAGAAAAAATGGCGTTGGTCCTGGAATCGTGTTAAATCCGCATACGCCAGTTAGTGCGATCGAGCATATTATTGATGAAGTCGATATGGTGCTTTTGATGAGCGTAAATCCTGGCTTTGGCGGTCAGAAATTTATGCCAGTCGTGCTTGAAAAAACAAGGGCGCTACGAGAGCTGATAGAACGAAAAAACGCTAAGTGTCTGATCGAAGTAGATGGCGGCGTAAACGGACTAAATGCTCCTGATCTTGAAGAGGCTGGAGCTGATATTTTGGTGGCTGGCAACTACATCTTCTCATCAAATTCCTACGAACAAGCCATTCGCGCCATAAAGCTTGAGTTTTGAAACCAAAAAAACAGCGTTTAGAAAATAGCATTGAAATTTTAGCCAAGCAAAATTTAGGCTACCATGAGTTTATTTTAAGATTTAGCGATATTGAAGAAATTTCATCACTCATTGACGTGCGCGATCTTGATATGTGGCGAACCCTTGGGCTTGACATTACCAGAAATGAAGAGAATGAGATCGAGCTTGGCACAAGATTTAGAGATATTAGTGAACAGGAATTTTGCGTGGTTGATATCGAAACGACTGGTGGTACGACGAGCGGACAGATCATTGAAATCGGTGCAATAAAAATGAAAAATGGCGTTGAAATAGGGCGTTTTGAAAGCTTTATAACAGCTCCTATGGTGCCTGAAAATATCACCGAGCTAACTGGCATAAAGGCTAGCGATTTAGTCGGTGCGCCAAATTTGCTAAATGTACTTGAGCGGTTTAAAATTTTTCTTGGAACTAGCGTCTTTATCGCGCACAACGTAAATTTTGACTACGGATTTATCTCTCATAGCCTAAATGAGATCGGCCTTGGTGTGTTGCTAAATAGAAAGCTTTGCACCATCGATCTTAGCCGCCGCACTATCGCTTCGCAAAAATACGGACTTGGCTCGCTAAAAGAGCTTCTTGGCATAAACAATACCCACCACAGAGCGTTAAATGACGCAATAGCTGCGGCTGAAATTTTTAAAGTTTGTCTCACGCGCCTACCCTTTAGTATCCAAACGACAGAGGATCTCATAAGCTTTAGCAAAACAGCTCCAAGCGTGAAGCTAAAACCTGAACCAGTTTTATGTGCGAATTAGCAATAAAAAATTATCCACAATCCTAAATTTAATCATTAATTTTTATGCGATCTTTGTTTTTAAAGGATTATGGGGCAGTTTACTAAATTTTATAAAAAAGGAGGCAAATGAGTCAGAAAAATTTAGTTTCAAATTTCATCTCAGCCAATGATGAGATGCTTACTTTTTTGTCAAATTTTGGTGAAAATTGGTGCGTGAGTAATGATGGAGCGAAATTTATAGAGCAAAATTTTACCTTTATTGGCTCAAAGCCGCTTTTGCAAAATTTAAAAGGTTACAAAACGGCTGAATATAAAAATTTTGCAGACATTAAAAAATTCCTCAGCTCAAATCCAAGCATCAAAAGTAAAATTTTAAGTGACGATATAAACTACATCGGCGATAGTCTAACAGATATAGAGATTAAATTTGCGCCTGAGTATTTTTGCGATTTTTTAAAATTTATAGTTGAAAATATCCCAGAGCATCACTATTTTTGTGGTCCCAAGGAGGGCTGGATATTGTTTATTGCAACAGAAGGATATGTGGAATTTGGTGTTTTGCACCAATAAATTTATTTTTAAGCAGTTGTCTAAAATTGTCAATAAAAACAAAACGTGAAAGAAAAATTATTCGTAAAAATTCTTAGAATTAACAAAAAAACTGAGCTTGCATCCTAACACCGCTTATTGCTAGCAAAATTTAATCAATTTTTTTATATAATCCCTATTTTTCACAAAGGCAAAAAGATGGATAGAAAATCTTGGAGTTCAAGGCTCACATACATTTTAGCTGTTGCAGGAGCTACGGTTGGCTTTGGTGCGACGTGGCGTTTTCCGTATTTAGTCGGGCAAAACGGCGGCGGTGCCTATGTACTCGTGTTTTGTATCGCGATGATCGTGATCGGCATACCGATGATTTTGGCTGAAAACGCGATCGGCAGACGCCTAAAATGCAACGCCGTGGATGCTTTTGGCGGATCGATAAATGGCAAAAAGATCAGCAAAAAATGGCAGATCGTTGGCTGGATGGGACTTGTTGGTGCTTTTGGCATTATGGCTTACTATATGGTCATTGGCGGATGGGTGCTAAACTACATCGCCCAAATTTCATTTGGTTTGCTTGATCTCTCGCATGTGGTTAGTTTTGAGGAGACAAGTGCGTTTTATGAGCAAAATATCGTAAGCAATCCACTTGCTATCAGCTTTGCGACGCTTGTTTTTGTGCTGGTTAATTACGCTATTTTGGTGCAAGGTGCGGTCGGTGGTATCGAGCGATCAGCGAAATTTTTAATGCCACTACTTTTTATTTTAATGCTTATTATGATCGCTAAAAATATCACGCTAGATGGTGCAATAGAAGGTGTGAAATTTTACTTAACGCCTAATTTCTCAAAGATAAATTTAAAGCTTTTTGTCGATGTTTTGGGGCAGGTCTTCTTTGCTCTTTCGCTTGGTTTTGGTGTGATGATCACGCTTTCTAGCTTTGTGAAAAAGGATGAGGGTTTGGTTAAAATTTCTATCATTACAGGCATTTTAAATACGGTAATCGCTGTGCTTGCAGGCTTTATGA
This window of the Campylobacter concisus genome carries:
- the cysK gene encoding cysteine synthase A — encoded protein: MIYDNIVKTIGNTPIVKIKTGADEAEIYVKLEFFNPGGSVKDRIAFNMITKMLADGTLKHGDTIVEPTSGNTGIGVAMCGAALGFKVILCMPESMSIERRKIVAAYGAQLELTPASGGMKAAIARATELAAQPNHVMLSQFENKYNPQAHELTTAAEIVADFSKLDAFVAGVGTGGTISGVAKILKEKGYDTKIIAVEPEASPVLSGGNPGPHKIQGIGAGFLPNTMNMSLVSEVEKVSNDDALNAARAIAKSDGLMIGISGGAAYVAAKRVAKRLGAGKKVLFIAPDNGERYLSTELYGA
- the epsC gene encoding serine O-acetyltransferase EpsC, producing MWESLKELVQTVREKDPSVHKCCFLAILINTPGIHAVLFHKISHFLYKKEHFFLARLISQIARFLTGIEIHPGAKIGRRFFIDHGMGVVIGETAEIGDDVMMYHQVTLGGTGKECGKRHPTVKNGVTIAAGSKILGAITIGENAKIGANSVVLKNVPANATVVGIPARIVRVNGTKFEPEFII
- a CDS encoding YdcH family protein; translated protein: MLHEYTDLINELKKTDARFATLCKKHDELNKKIDDNLAKPSEIDNLKKEKLKLKDEIYAQILKYKEQK
- a CDS encoding potassium channel family protein, which translates into the protein MSFLSRLLKFLNWSNSTKPEISLDTELYEQLKPFRFPLISVVLLLLFGTLGYVLIDNFSLIDAFYQAGMTFTTVGFTEVAPITPKGRIFTITFILIGFIIFTLSIGIVVEVLKRGTLISILKERRMLYRIARLKNHFVICYHNLYTIELSAQFRENHIPFVVVDDREDIAELAQIYKYPYFIKAQPHTQIAFLKTHLSSAKGLITLSSNIADNIALIASVRLYEKEIGRRKPYHIITNAETEDDTQRLKKLGADNVVSPSRLVAQRLSAMSVRPDMENLLEQFLYTKNSPIDIEEILVPDYSWIRFKRLKETHLRNITNADIVGIRDINNNFVPMPNGDTLVGTGSKLLVIGTVDGIRLTKRVVKSKHKPEEFKYV
- the rpmB gene encoding 50S ribosomal protein L28, which produces MSKRCAITGKGPMIGNNVSHANNKTKRRFLPNLRTIRVTLEDGTTRKIKVAASTLRTMKKQSN
- a CDS encoding anti-sigma factor antagonist, whose product is MKLTFNGSMAIIRPFGFLEAENVSLKLSEKYINQISSRDISAILLSLKNVTFFSPIWLGRIIENLSEEAQKHGVVFAICDYNEIFYELMMKTVKNISNISMFESENIASLFLNKFLNNANDKVLIYNSTEQYKHYLANYLKNRSFDVVEARDATEFNKKKNLYSYAVSQLNHVRLRQNQIDTFIKDGVVVYAIKSFMDSDFIEDFDMSAHDIMLKIGYKFFILWVNISGALNIRGAKFLIKLANISKRSGAFISLCGINESNLSIELVTYLKDANIFIYKNLNDFYKDDTIFYLKKREFDAEPVDINKSVAQISSYVTQIASKIISQLAEEEILCVDTKVSALDIEDECDYLRICVQYYGDIYARVLFGVKKDKLDKICSIFMPEGDDSNDYLSGYSQIFSIITDKFLTHLWQKGIKVKVSLPKILSDDVFFDHNSVGIMNILDVKDDEIGFVFVTK
- the rpe gene encoding ribulose-phosphate 3-epimerase encodes the protein MYVAPSILSADFGNLAAEIRAICEAGCDLVHVDVMDGHFVPNLTIGPVVVNAVAKAATKPLDIHLMVENNSFFADLFLPLKPKFLTFHIEEEKHPLRLIDHIRKNGVGPGIVLNPHTPVSAIEHIIDEVDMVLLMSVNPGFGGQKFMPVVLEKTRALRELIERKNAKCLIEVDGGVNGLNAPDLEEAGADILVAGNYIFSSNSYEQAIRAIKLEF
- a CDS encoding 3'-5' exonuclease, which gives rise to MKPKKQRLENSIEILAKQNLGYHEFILRFSDIEEISSLIDVRDLDMWRTLGLDITRNEENEIELGTRFRDISEQEFCVVDIETTGGTTSGQIIEIGAIKMKNGVEIGRFESFITAPMVPENITELTGIKASDLVGAPNLLNVLERFKIFLGTSVFIAHNVNFDYGFISHSLNEIGLGVLLNRKLCTIDLSRRTIASQKYGLGSLKELLGINNTHHRALNDAIAAAEIFKVCLTRLPFSIQTTEDLISFSKTAPSVKLKPEPVLCAN
- a CDS encoding sodium-dependent transporter codes for the protein MDRKSWSSRLTYILAVAGATVGFGATWRFPYLVGQNGGGAYVLVFCIAMIVIGIPMILAENAIGRRLKCNAVDAFGGSINGKKISKKWQIVGWMGLVGAFGIMAYYMVIGGWVLNYIAQISFGLLDLSHVVSFEETSAFYEQNIVSNPLAISFATLVFVLVNYAILVQGAVGGIERSAKFLMPLLFILMLIMIAKNITLDGAIEGVKFYLTPNFSKINLKLFVDVLGQVFFALSLGFGVMITLSSFVKKDEGLVKISIITGILNTVIAVLAGFMIFPSLFSYGVSPDSGPSLVFKSLPIVFSHMPFGGFFAVAFFALLMIAALTTSLPIYEVIITTLQEKFKIKRKKAIFLVLGGIFVLGNLPSLMATNILSHVNIFGKNIFDAYDAISATIFFVFTSFGCAIFVGWVLKDDAKKEIFQGSEKHAKLINIWFWYIKFVVPFIILVLFISSFYDNFLK